The following coding sequences lie in one Nonomuraea muscovyensis genomic window:
- a CDS encoding MurR/RpiR family transcriptional regulator, with translation MENSQSPIEQLRASVRQLWEELSPAERAVCQFLISASPDQILFSSAQELGTATGTSNATVVRTMQRLGFGGLPGLKRALAAEFSSTVAPDVRLQQRISHVGHDLSEIWARVFDEARERIDHCQRLWDPQAFQRAVEVLAGASAVLTYGIGASEPAARHLALKLGRRGHRARTGSATGFSLADDLLALGHGEAVVVFQPGRKLPEIDILVDRAHAVGARVVLVSDELGGTFADRVDAVLAAPHTPTGITAEPLCGIVVADALLLALDSLDETRAVEHSHQLTALREQLLGSRIR, from the coding sequence ATGGAGAATTCGCAGAGTCCGATCGAGCAGCTCAGAGCCTCGGTCCGGCAGCTGTGGGAGGAGTTGTCCCCCGCGGAGCGCGCGGTGTGCCAGTTCCTGATCTCGGCCTCGCCCGACCAGATCCTGTTCTCCAGCGCGCAGGAGCTGGGCACCGCGACGGGCACGAGCAACGCCACGGTCGTGCGCACCATGCAGCGCCTCGGCTTCGGCGGCCTGCCGGGGCTCAAGCGGGCGCTCGCGGCCGAGTTCAGCTCCACGGTGGCCCCCGACGTACGACTCCAGCAGCGCATCAGCCACGTCGGGCACGACCTGTCGGAGATCTGGGCCAGGGTGTTCGACGAGGCGCGCGAGCGCATCGACCACTGTCAGCGGCTGTGGGACCCGCAGGCGTTCCAGCGCGCCGTCGAGGTGCTGGCCGGCGCGAGCGCGGTGCTGACCTACGGCATCGGCGCCTCCGAGCCCGCCGCCCGGCACCTGGCGCTCAAGCTGGGCCGGCGCGGCCACCGGGCCCGCACCGGATCCGCCACCGGCTTCTCGCTGGCCGACGACCTGCTCGCGCTGGGCCACGGCGAGGCGGTCGTCGTCTTCCAGCCGGGGCGCAAGCTGCCCGAGATCGACATCCTGGTCGACCGGGCCCACGCGGTCGGCGCCCGTGTCGTGCTGGTCTCCGACGAGCTCGGCGGCACGTTCGCCGACCGGGTGGACGCCGTGCTGGCCGCCCCCCACACCCCGACGGGCATCACCGCCGAGCCGCTCTGCGGCATCGTCGTCGCCGACGCGCTGCTGCTGGCGCTCGACTCGCTCGACGAGACCCGTGCGGTCGAGCACTCCCACCAGCTCACAGCCCTCCGCGAGCAGTTGCTCGGTTCCCGGATCCGCTAG
- a CDS encoding C45 family autoproteolytic acyltransferase/hydolase: MSLTSLPLVEISGAPRERGRQYGEQARELVHRALAYYGEAFGHSSGLTWEQVTRRATRWVEPSRAFAPELVAEMEGVAEGAGVGFLDVVALNARGEILYDTTFASIEPDGCTSFALLEEASGDGHVYAGQNWDWRSGVADTVMVLRVVQPGAPTVIMHVEAGQVGRQGANSAGIALNANGLGGRFDERIGVPQTLIRRRVLDSPNLNAALEALTKSRAHIASNALITHRAGFAIDLETTPGAVGWMYPTDGLLVHGNHYQAFVPPQLAATYRPGAADSLFRVPRAESGLRAVRQSSGTDEARKRIRQAMSDHLGHPESLCTHPDETQPAVRRWATLLSSCVDLTTGDYLIAAGTPCDHEYERVPHNLYDGPHGETS; encoded by the coding sequence TTGAGCCTCACATCTCTGCCCCTCGTCGAGATCTCCGGCGCGCCCCGCGAGCGTGGCCGCCAGTACGGAGAGCAGGCGCGCGAGCTGGTCCACCGAGCGCTGGCCTACTACGGCGAGGCGTTCGGCCACTCCAGCGGCCTGACGTGGGAGCAGGTCACCCGGCGGGCCACGCGCTGGGTGGAGCCGAGCCGGGCGTTCGCGCCCGAGCTGGTGGCGGAGATGGAGGGCGTCGCCGAGGGCGCGGGCGTCGGGTTCCTCGACGTCGTCGCGCTCAACGCGCGGGGCGAGATCCTCTACGACACGACGTTCGCCTCGATCGAGCCCGACGGCTGCACCTCCTTCGCGCTGCTGGAGGAGGCGTCCGGCGACGGCCACGTCTACGCCGGCCAAAACTGGGACTGGCGCAGCGGCGTGGCCGACACCGTCATGGTGCTGAGAGTGGTCCAGCCCGGCGCGCCCACGGTGATCATGCATGTCGAGGCGGGGCAGGTCGGGCGGCAGGGGGCCAACTCGGCGGGCATCGCGCTCAACGCCAACGGCCTCGGCGGGCGCTTCGACGAGCGGATCGGCGTGCCCCAGACGCTGATCCGCCGTCGCGTCCTCGACAGCCCCAACCTCAACGCCGCGCTGGAGGCGCTGACCAAGTCCCGCGCCCACATCGCCAGCAACGCCCTGATCACCCATCGGGCGGGCTTCGCCATCGACCTGGAGACCACGCCGGGCGCCGTCGGCTGGATGTATCCCACCGACGGCCTGCTCGTGCACGGCAACCACTACCAGGCGTTCGTGCCGCCCCAGCTCGCCGCGACCTACCGGCCCGGCGCCGCCGACTCGCTGTTCCGGGTGCCGCGTGCCGAGAGCGGGCTGCGCGCCGTCCGGCAGTCGTCCGGCACCGACGAGGCACGCAAGCGGATCAGACAGGCCATGTCCGACCATCTCGGTCATCCCGAGTCGCTGTGCACCCATCCCGACGAGACCCAGCCGGCCGTGCGCCGGTGGGCCACCCTGCTGTCGAGCTGCGTCGACCTCACCACGGGCGACTACTTGATCGCTGCCGGTACGCCCTGCGACCACGAGTACGAGCGCGTACCCCACAACCTCTACGACGGACCGCACGGAGAAACATCGTGA
- a CDS encoding ABC transporter substrate-binding protein encodes MKKTLALAGLMGLVAACGGPAASGRAPDPAKLTLVDRTATAAGPLDSATWLLDEEPGTLDLDVDGGTPNRTVLANVCERLLQTQPDMTVKPWLAEKVERPDPRTMVLHLRADATFHDGSPVTADDVVWSLKRHAGDGMDESDEFEDVESVAKSGERRVTIAFKKPNALFEQAIAGGAGIVFDREVVEKHGKEFGSPESPDACSGPYRLKEWKSGSHLTIERHDAYWNKDVKPLTKTVTFTWADETAMVNSLATGAADGAYLSDTGPAVALQGNQAVTVAFGPTTRVFVLLPTDRGALKDPRIRRALSLAVDRAGIVRSGFAGLARPWKVPVGAGAWSYEKQAFQAAYDGLAGAPDTPQVEEARKLVQEAGAPATPIVVATNGEQTRNVIANAVVDAAKKIGLTAQIKTVPAAEYGSFYTDKALRAQVDLVPDDWYITKADPIGFYDNGLTGSSNNWVGYSSPAYDKLVASALAATDPARRAKDVIELQRLFTADMVWISLAEVPNAVVLGGKVTGPPASQVHLGYPWAADLGRKG; translated from the coding sequence GTGAAGAAGACACTCGCCCTCGCGGGGCTGATGGGGCTGGTCGCCGCCTGCGGCGGGCCCGCCGCGAGCGGCAGGGCACCCGACCCCGCCAAGCTCACGCTCGTCGACCGCACGGCCACGGCGGCCGGCCCGCTCGACTCGGCCACCTGGCTGCTCGACGAGGAGCCGGGCACCCTCGACCTCGACGTCGACGGCGGCACCCCCAACCGCACGGTCCTCGCCAACGTGTGCGAGCGGCTCCTGCAGACCCAGCCCGACATGACCGTCAAACCGTGGCTGGCCGAGAAGGTCGAGCGGCCCGACCCGCGCACCATGGTGCTTCATCTGCGCGCCGACGCCACCTTCCACGACGGCTCGCCCGTCACCGCCGACGACGTGGTGTGGAGCCTCAAGCGTCACGCGGGCGACGGCATGGACGAGTCCGACGAGTTCGAGGACGTCGAGTCCGTCGCCAAGTCCGGCGAGCGGCGGGTGACCATCGCGTTCAAGAAGCCCAACGCGTTGTTCGAGCAGGCCATCGCGGGCGGGGCGGGCATCGTGTTCGACCGGGAGGTGGTCGAGAAGCACGGCAAGGAGTTCGGCAGCCCCGAGAGCCCCGACGCCTGCAGCGGGCCCTACCGGCTCAAGGAGTGGAAGTCCGGCAGCCACCTCACGATCGAGCGCCACGACGCCTACTGGAACAAAGACGTCAAGCCGCTCACCAAGACCGTGACGTTCACGTGGGCCGACGAGACCGCCATGGTCAACAGCCTGGCCACCGGCGCGGCCGACGGCGCCTACCTGTCCGACACCGGCCCCGCCGTGGCCCTGCAGGGCAACCAGGCGGTCACCGTGGCCTTCGGGCCGACCACGCGGGTGTTCGTGCTGCTGCCGACCGACCGCGGCGCGCTCAAGGACCCGCGGATCCGCCGGGCCCTGTCGCTGGCCGTCGACCGGGCGGGCATCGTCAGATCCGGGTTCGCGGGCCTGGCCCGGCCGTGGAAGGTGCCGGTGGGCGCGGGTGCCTGGTCCTACGAGAAGCAGGCGTTCCAGGCGGCCTACGACGGCCTGGCCGGCGCCCCCGACACGCCGCAGGTCGAGGAGGCCAGGAAACTCGTCCAGGAGGCAGGCGCGCCGGCCACGCCGATCGTCGTGGCCACCAACGGCGAGCAGACCCGCAACGTCATCGCCAACGCCGTCGTCGACGCCGCGAAGAAGATCGGGCTGACCGCGCAGATCAAGACGGTGCCGGCCGCCGAATACGGCTCCTTCTACACCGACAAGGCGCTGCGCGCCCAGGTCGACCTCGTCCCCGACGACTGGTACATCACCAAGGCCGACCCCATCGGCTTCTACGACAACGGCCTGACCGGCTCGTCCAACAACTGGGTCGGCTACAGCTCGCCCGCCTACGACAAGCTCGTGGCGTCCGCGCTGGCCGCCACCGACCCGGCCAGGCGGGCCAAGGACGTCATCGAGCTGCAGCGGCTCTTCACCGCCGACATGGTGTGGATCTCGCTGGCCGAGGTGCCCAACGCCGTCGTGCTCGGCGGCAAGGTCACCGGGCCGCCGGCGTCCCAGGTCCACCTGGGCTACCCGTGGGCGGCCGACCTCGGGCGCAAGGGCTGA
- a CDS encoding ABC transporter permease codes for MIRKLAGLPATLLATSFVIFGAAYAAPGDPVTFLAGGKDNLSPEHIAAVRAQYHLDDPFVVQYGRWLGDAVTGDLGRSLQYNDQVGDLLAARLPSTLGLVAYSTVLFVVFGVGLGVLAAVRGGRVDAAVVAGTTFATSVPPFVVATALISLFGVQLGWFPVLGGGSLWHLTLPAVTLATGALAIISRVTRQAMIEQRELDHVTVARASGLSERLIVVRHVLRGALGPIVTMCGLVTAGMLAGTVVVETAFGISGVGSLLVHAINTHDFPVTQAVLLLMVAAYITVTTLVELLQPLIDPRTRRAA; via the coding sequence GTGATCCGTAAGCTGGCGGGCCTGCCGGCGACGCTGCTGGCCACCTCGTTCGTCATCTTCGGGGCCGCCTACGCGGCGCCCGGCGACCCGGTGACGTTCCTGGCGGGCGGCAAGGACAATCTGTCACCCGAGCACATCGCCGCCGTCCGCGCCCAGTACCACCTGGACGACCCGTTCGTCGTCCAGTACGGACGGTGGCTGGGCGACGCGGTGACCGGCGACCTCGGCCGCTCGCTGCAGTACAACGACCAGGTCGGCGACCTGCTGGCGGCGCGGCTGCCCAGCACGCTCGGCCTGGTCGCCTACAGCACCGTGCTGTTCGTGGTGTTCGGCGTGGGGCTGGGCGTGCTGGCCGCGGTGCGGGGCGGGCGCGTCGACGCCGCGGTGGTGGCGGGCACGACGTTCGCCACGTCCGTGCCGCCGTTCGTGGTGGCGACCGCGCTGATCTCGCTGTTCGGGGTGCAGCTCGGGTGGTTCCCCGTTCTGGGCGGCGGGTCGCTGTGGCACCTGACGCTGCCCGCCGTGACGCTCGCGACCGGCGCGCTGGCCATCATCAGCCGGGTGACGCGGCAGGCGATGATCGAGCAGCGGGAGCTCGACCACGTGACCGTGGCCCGCGCCTCGGGGCTGTCCGAGCGGCTGATCGTGGTCAGGCACGTGCTGCGCGGCGCCCTCGGGCCCATCGTCACCATGTGCGGGCTGGTCACCGCGGGCATGCTCGCCGGCACCGTGGTCGTGGAGACCGCGTTCGGCATCAGCGGCGTCGGCTCGTTGCTGGTCCACGCCATCAACACCCACGACTTCCCGGTGACGCAGGCGGTGCTGCTGCTCATGGTCGCCGCCTACATCACGGTGACCACGCTCGTCGAGCTCCTCCAACCCCTGATCGACCCCCGCACGAGGAGGGCCGCCTGA
- a CDS encoding ABC transporter permease, with protein MAVIPIPGVPRPARPVGYRLAVAFLAVVVLGALLAPLVAPYEPDAVDFAATLAPMSPDHLLGADQSGRDLLSRVLHGARTSLVGPLALLAIASVLGVALGTLAAWHRGWVDAVVGRLTDVMYAFPGLLFVVLIVAVFGNGMTTAVLALGLAYAPTIAKFTRSIAITECAKPYIDAYKVQGMGGLAICTRHLVPNMARPVVGYLVVLFGEGLMSLATLSFLGFGAQSPSSDWGLMVKEGQPAIVQGAFLPVLVPGAAIALVVVSFNVIGVRLADRMGVRGA; from the coding sequence ATGGCCGTGATCCCGATTCCGGGCGTGCCGCGTCCGGCCAGGCCGGTCGGCTACCGGCTCGCCGTCGCCTTCCTCGCCGTGGTCGTGCTCGGCGCGCTCCTGGCGCCGCTGGTCGCGCCGTACGAGCCGGACGCCGTCGACTTCGCCGCCACGCTCGCGCCGATGTCGCCCGACCACCTGCTCGGCGCCGACCAGTCGGGCCGCGACCTGCTGTCGCGGGTCCTGCACGGCGCGCGCACCTCACTCGTCGGACCGCTCGCGCTGCTGGCCATCGCCTCCGTGCTGGGCGTGGCCCTCGGCACCCTCGCCGCCTGGCACCGAGGGTGGGTCGACGCCGTCGTCGGGCGGCTGACCGACGTGATGTACGCCTTCCCCGGGCTGCTGTTCGTGGTGCTGATCGTGGCCGTTTTCGGCAACGGCATGACCACGGCCGTCCTCGCGCTGGGCCTGGCCTACGCGCCGACGATCGCCAAGTTCACCCGGAGCATCGCGATCACCGAGTGCGCGAAGCCGTACATCGACGCCTACAAGGTGCAGGGCATGGGCGGCTTGGCCATCTGCACGCGCCACCTGGTCCCCAACATGGCGCGCCCCGTCGTCGGCTACCTCGTCGTGCTGTTCGGCGAGGGGTTGATGAGCCTGGCCACGCTGAGTTTCCTGGGGTTCGGCGCGCAGTCGCCGTCCTCCGACTGGGGGCTCATGGTCAAGGAGGGGCAGCCGGCCATCGTCCAGGGCGCCTTCCTGCCGGTGCTGGTGCCGGGGGCCGCCATCGCGCTCGTGGTCGTGTCGTTCAACGTGATCGGCGTCCGGCTCGCCGACCGCATGGGCGTGAGGGGGGCATGA
- a CDS encoding ABC transporter ATP-binding protein, with protein sequence MMLLSVEGLTIDAGGRRPILHDVSLAVGAGEIVGLVGESGSGKSTIARSVLRLLPQRARASGRVLVEGDDVLTMSARQLRGLRASRVAMIYQDPRSSLNPVRRIGDFLTERLVHTLGRPKGAARATALELLTAVGLRDPELRLRQYPHELSGGMLQRVVIAAALAAGPSLLLADEATSALDVTTQAETLALLRRVQAERGLGMLFITHDLHLAAAFCDRVHVLYAGTVVESRPAKELFADPRHPYTAGLLACTPQLGDPRPIRPIPGRPPSLDDAFTGCPFTPRCPHATDPCADRRPEPLPVDGGTAACHLLEV encoded by the coding sequence ATGATGCTGCTGTCCGTCGAAGGGCTCACGATCGACGCCGGTGGGCGGCGGCCGATCCTGCACGACGTGTCACTGGCCGTCGGCGCCGGTGAGATCGTCGGCCTGGTGGGCGAGTCCGGCTCGGGCAAGTCCACGATCGCCCGCTCGGTGCTGCGTCTGCTGCCGCAGCGGGCGCGGGCGTCGGGCCGGGTGCTGGTCGAGGGCGACGACGTGCTCACGATGAGCGCGAGACAACTTCGCGGCCTGCGGGCCTCCAGAGTGGCGATGATCTACCAGGATCCGCGCTCGTCCCTCAACCCGGTCCGCCGGATCGGCGACTTCCTCACCGAACGCCTGGTCCACACGCTGGGCCGCCCGAAGGGCGCGGCCAGGGCCACCGCCCTGGAGCTGCTGACCGCGGTCGGCCTGCGCGACCCGGAGCTGCGCCTGCGCCAGTATCCCCACGAGCTGTCCGGCGGCATGCTCCAGCGCGTGGTCATCGCGGCGGCACTCGCCGCCGGGCCGTCGCTGCTGCTGGCCGACGAGGCCACCAGCGCGCTCGACGTGACCACGCAGGCCGAGACGCTCGCGCTGCTGCGCAGGGTGCAGGCCGAACGTGGCCTCGGCATGCTGTTCATCACCCACGACCTGCATCTGGCCGCCGCCTTCTGCGACCGCGTGCACGTCCTCTACGCGGGCACGGTGGTGGAGTCGCGCCCGGCCAAGGAGCTGTTCGCCGACCCGCGCCACCCCTACACCGCCGGGCTGCTCGCCTGCACACCCCAGCTCGGCGACCCGCGCCCCATCCGGCCGATCCCCGGGCGGCCGCCCTCGCTCGACGACGCCTTCACCGGCTGCCCGTTCACGCCACGCTGCCCGCACGCCACCGACCCGTGCGCCGACCGGCGGCCCGAGCCGCTGCCCGTCGACGGCGGCACCGCCGCCTGCCACCTGCTGGAGGTCTGA
- a CDS encoding ABC transporter ATP-binding protein, producing the protein MLAVDKLRKSFGGTVAADDVSFPLAAGGSLGLVGESGSGKTTIARMLVGLVTPDSGTITIGGRARGAKERGREARLRRAREIQIVFQDPYVSLDPRLTATQCLHTALALHGRERSRAAELLDQVGLGSREAAARPHQLSGGQRQRLAIARALAVEPAVLILDEAVAALDVSIQAQILELLARVRRESGVALLFVSHDLAVVRHLCDEALVLHRGVVVEHGPVEQVLADPRHPYTRSLLDSVPHPGWDPAHVTRWDGARR; encoded by the coding sequence ATGCTCGCCGTCGACAAGCTGCGCAAGTCGTTCGGCGGCACGGTCGCCGCCGACGACGTGTCGTTCCCGCTGGCCGCCGGCGGCTCGCTCGGCCTGGTGGGCGAGTCCGGATCGGGCAAGACCACGATCGCCCGCATGCTCGTCGGGCTCGTCACCCCCGACTCCGGCACGATCACGATCGGCGGCCGGGCCCGCGGCGCCAAGGAGCGCGGCCGGGAGGCCAGGCTGCGCCGGGCCCGCGAGATCCAGATCGTCTTCCAGGACCCCTACGTCTCGCTCGACCCGCGCCTGACCGCCACCCAGTGCCTGCACACCGCGCTCGCCCTGCACGGCAGGGAGCGTTCGCGTGCCGCCGAGTTGCTCGACCAGGTCGGCCTGGGCAGCCGTGAGGCGGCCGCCCGCCCCCATCAGCTCAGCGGCGGCCAGCGCCAGCGCCTGGCGATCGCCAGGGCGCTCGCGGTCGAGCCGGCCGTGCTCATCCTCGACGAGGCCGTGGCGGCGCTCGACGTGTCGATCCAGGCGCAGATCCTGGAGCTGCTCGCCCGCGTGCGGCGGGAGTCGGGCGTGGCGTTGCTGTTCGTCAGCCACGACCTCGCGGTGGTGCGGCACCTGTGCGACGAGGCGCTGGTGCTGCACCGGGGCGTGGTGGTGGAGCACGGGCCGGTCGAGCAGGTCCTCGCCGACCCCCGTCACCCGTACACGAGGTCCCTGCTGGACTCCGTCCCCCATCCCGGCTGGGACCCGGCCCACGTCACCCGCTGGGACGGGGCGAGGCGGTGA
- a CDS encoding TetR/AcrR family transcriptional regulator: MRHIVGATRTPRERWIEEGLRALAVGGPDAVRVEALAKKLGVTKGGFYGHFADRDALLKAMLDVWERESTDEVIDRIEREGGDPKAKIQLAGVLTFSSDRLLPIDLAIRNWARRDEAVAERLRRVDNRRMALLREMIGTFCSDAEEVEARSLLAFCLAIGEHFLAADHGGHTRDEVLAHAADLLLNRPHNDHSH; the protein is encoded by the coding sequence GTGAGACACATCGTGGGCGCAACTCGCACGCCGCGTGAGAGGTGGATCGAAGAGGGGTTGCGGGCGCTGGCCGTCGGCGGGCCGGACGCCGTCCGCGTCGAGGCACTGGCGAAGAAGCTCGGCGTCACGAAAGGCGGGTTCTACGGCCACTTCGCCGACCGCGACGCGCTGCTGAAGGCGATGCTGGACGTCTGGGAGCGGGAGAGCACCGACGAGGTGATCGACCGCATCGAGCGCGAGGGCGGCGATCCGAAGGCCAAGATCCAGCTCGCGGGCGTGCTCACCTTCTCCAGCGACCGCCTGCTGCCCATCGACCTCGCGATCCGGAACTGGGCCCGGCGCGACGAGGCGGTCGCCGAGCGCCTGCGACGGGTGGACAACCGGCGCATGGCGCTGCTGCGCGAGATGATCGGCACGTTCTGTTCCGATGCCGAGGAGGTCGAGGCCCGCAGCCTGCTCGCCTTCTGCTTGGCGATCGGCGAGCACTTCCTCGCCGCCGACCACGGCGGCCACACCCGGGACGAGGTCCTGGCCCACGCCGCAGACCTGCTGCTCAACCGCCCCCACAACGACCACAGCCACTGA
- a CDS encoding DUF2867 domain-containing protein, translated as MRLPRTAYTSRPWRIHEIAGDFRVEDVWAFSMPGAGPDDFPAMLAAIQAPGDPAREALPLRFLFAVRWKLGALFGWDEPKAGIGARVQSLRDRLPSDLREAAQGSHAGFAPFTAVYEWDDECALELASKTVHSVMHLSWAPAPSGGYELRMAVLANPNGLPGRLYMAAIRPFRRLIVFPAFTRQLESAWRERGRPGPRGSSAATVDDAVGTDNIPESVLAHSSLSRIDYADRFTLATDANATPEQWARAMFGDVPSVAERFIWRGLLGIRLSRGRSPGTVAGWRIAERGEGWIRLEAASWFLTGNLLVEATDGRVSLGTFVRYDRRLGRSVWHPLSAVHRRLAPGLLRDAAAKMKDQKLRP; from the coding sequence ATGAGACTCCCGCGCACTGCGTACACCAGCCGCCCCTGGCGGATCCATGAAATCGCCGGTGACTTCCGGGTCGAGGACGTGTGGGCGTTCAGCATGCCTGGCGCCGGGCCGGACGACTTCCCCGCGATGCTCGCTGCGATACAGGCACCCGGCGATCCCGCGAGGGAGGCCCTGCCACTCCGGTTCCTGTTCGCGGTGCGCTGGAAGCTCGGGGCCCTCTTCGGCTGGGACGAGCCCAAGGCGGGCATCGGGGCGCGGGTCCAGTCACTCCGCGACCGCCTGCCGAGCGACCTTCGCGAGGCCGCACAGGGCTCGCACGCCGGATTCGCGCCGTTCACCGCGGTGTACGAGTGGGATGACGAGTGCGCCCTCGAACTGGCGAGCAAGACCGTCCACTCGGTCATGCACCTGTCGTGGGCGCCTGCCCCGAGCGGCGGGTACGAGCTACGGATGGCGGTCCTCGCGAACCCCAACGGCCTGCCCGGACGGCTGTACATGGCCGCCATCAGGCCGTTCCGACGCCTCATCGTCTTCCCGGCGTTCACCCGGCAACTGGAAAGCGCCTGGCGGGAGCGTGGCCGCCCAGGTCCGCGCGGCAGCAGTGCGGCCACCGTGGACGACGCCGTGGGAACGGACAACATCCCCGAGTCCGTCCTCGCTCACAGCTCGTTGTCCCGTATCGACTACGCCGACCGCTTCACCCTCGCCACGGACGCGAACGCGACACCGGAGCAGTGGGCCCGGGCGATGTTCGGCGACGTCCCCAGCGTCGCGGAGCGGTTCATCTGGCGCGGCCTCCTCGGTATCCGACTCAGCCGAGGACGATCGCCGGGCACCGTGGCCGGATGGCGGATCGCCGAACGTGGCGAAGGGTGGATCCGGCTGGAGGCCGCTTCCTGGTTCCTGACCGGCAACCTTCTCGTAGAGGCGACCGATGGGCGGGTGTCGCTGGGGACCTTCGTGCGCTATGACCGGCGCCTGGGCCGCAGCGTGTGGCATCCGTTGTCCGCCGTCCATCGCCGGCTGGCACCTGGGCTGCTGCGCGACGCCGCGGCGAAGATGAAAGATCAGAAGCTGCGACCGTGA
- a CDS encoding NAD(P)H-binding protein — protein sequence MTTLVLGGTGKTGRRVIDRLTALGRPVRSGSRSAVPSFDWADRGGWADVLEGVESVYVTYYPDLAVPGSVDDIEAFTALAVQSGVRRIVLLSGRNEPQAEASERVVQGSGLEWTVVRCAWFMQNFSEGYLRDAVLDGVIALPAGDVAEPFVDVDDIADVVVAALTQDGHAGRLYELSGPRLLTFADAAADLAAALGRPVTYLPVTAAEFAAGAIEQGVPEDEVAMLNGLFAEVLDGRNAYVSDGVREALGRQARDFTPFAMEWGKTLPSA from the coding sequence ATGACAACTTTGGTGCTGGGCGGAACCGGCAAGACCGGCCGCCGTGTGATCGACAGGCTCACCGCTCTCGGCCGTCCCGTCAGGTCCGGCTCACGCTCCGCCGTACCGTCCTTCGACTGGGCGGACCGCGGCGGCTGGGCCGACGTCCTGGAGGGCGTCGAGTCGGTGTACGTGACCTACTACCCCGACCTGGCCGTCCCCGGCTCGGTCGACGACATCGAGGCGTTCACCGCGCTCGCCGTCCAGAGCGGCGTCCGGCGGATCGTCCTCCTCTCCGGCCGCAACGAGCCGCAGGCCGAGGCGAGCGAGCGGGTCGTGCAGGGTTCCGGGCTGGAGTGGACGGTCGTCCGCTGCGCCTGGTTCATGCAGAACTTCAGCGAGGGCTACCTGCGCGACGCGGTGCTCGACGGGGTGATCGCGCTGCCCGCCGGCGACGTGGCCGAACCGTTCGTGGACGTGGACGACATCGCCGACGTGGTGGTGGCCGCGCTCACCCAGGACGGCCACGCGGGCCGGCTGTACGAGCTGTCCGGGCCGCGGCTGCTCACCTTCGCCGACGCGGCCGCCGACCTGGCGGCGGCGCTCGGCCGGCCGGTGACCTACCTGCCGGTCACGGCGGCGGAGTTCGCCGCGGGGGCCATCGAGCAGGGTGTGCCCGAGGACGAGGTGGCGATGCTGAACGGCCTGTTCGCCGAGGTCCTCGACGGGCGCAACGCGTACGTGAGCGACGGGGTTCGCGAGGCTCTGGGCCGGCAGGCCCGGGACTTCACCCCCTTCGCCATGGAATGGGGCAAAACCCTGCCCTCCGCGTGA
- a CDS encoding AraC family transcriptional regulator: protein MDQLAALLDGPRARGAFLLRSLLNPPWSLRIQDEAPLTLVAMVRGEAWVTPDRGAPVRVAPGDVAVMRGPEPYVVADDPATPPQIVIHPGQRCTTLDGEDLYQEMDLGVRSWGNDPDGGTVMITGTYQMEGEVSRRLLEALPGMLVRPGGPMISLLGAEVVKDEPGQDAVLDRLLDLLLIATLRSYLATHEAPAWYRAQSDPVVGKAMRMLHNNPAHPWTVATLAAQVGVSRASLARRFTELVGEPPMAFLTDWRLALAADLLREPDATIGSVARKVGYGSSFALSAAFKRVRGISPQEHRVGAGR, encoded by the coding sequence ATGGATCAGCTCGCCGCCCTCCTCGACGGACCTCGCGCTCGTGGCGCGTTCCTGCTCCGCTCGCTGCTCAACCCGCCGTGGTCGCTGCGCATCCAGGACGAGGCGCCGCTGACCCTGGTGGCGATGGTCCGGGGCGAGGCGTGGGTGACGCCGGACCGCGGTGCGCCGGTGCGCGTCGCGCCCGGCGACGTGGCGGTCATGCGCGGGCCCGAGCCGTACGTGGTGGCCGACGACCCGGCCACGCCGCCGCAGATCGTGATCCACCCCGGCCAGCGCTGCACCACGCTGGACGGCGAGGACCTCTACCAGGAGATGGACCTCGGCGTCCGGAGCTGGGGGAACGACCCCGACGGCGGCACCGTGATGATCACCGGCACCTACCAGATGGAGGGCGAGGTCAGCCGGCGGCTGCTGGAGGCGCTGCCCGGGATGCTGGTCCGGCCGGGCGGCCCGATGATCTCCCTGCTCGGTGCCGAGGTGGTCAAGGACGAACCAGGTCAGGACGCCGTGCTGGACCGGCTGCTCGACCTGCTGCTGATCGCCACGCTACGGTCGTATCTCGCCACCCACGAGGCTCCGGCCTGGTACCGCGCGCAGAGCGATCCGGTGGTGGGAAAGGCGATGCGGATGCTGCACAACAATCCCGCCCACCCGTGGACGGTCGCCACGCTGGCCGCGCAGGTCGGCGTCTCTCGGGCGTCGCTGGCCAGGCGCTTCACCGAGCTGGTGGGGGAGCCGCCGATGGCGTTCCTCACCGACTGGCGGCTGGCGCTGGCGGCCGACCTGCTGCGCGAGCCCGACGCCACGATCGGCTCGGTCGCCAGGAAGGTCGGCTACGGCAGCTCGTTCGCGCTCAGCGCCGCCTTCAAGCGCGTACGCGGCATCAGCCCGCAGGAGCACCGGGTGGGAGCCGGCCGGTGA